Proteins encoded in a region of the Acetonema longum DSM 6540 genome:
- a CDS encoding IclR family transcriptional regulator — protein MQRQCLEVQAVQRALDILEVVGNSVQPVSLKELAYHTALPKSTAYRLLGNLEHRGYVRCSGDGSYQLGLKLLMMSQRVEQAFELKHLVRPFLLELNERFKETVHLGVLEQNRVLYVDSVESPQPIRLVAETGSTNAAYCTSLGKALLIRHSDEAIRQILTADGMQKRTDYTITAEDAFFAAMAQTRQLGYALDNMESAPECRCVGAPIYNHRGQAVAAISISGPATRFSLTLIANEAAPELLEDSRQISRFLGLMQESRLSGGRAL, from the coding sequence ATGCAGCGTCAATGTTTAGAAGTCCAGGCCGTACAGCGGGCGCTGGATATCTTAGAAGTGGTGGGCAACAGTGTACAACCGGTTTCGTTGAAGGAATTGGCCTATCATACCGCCCTGCCCAAATCCACAGCCTATCGTTTACTGGGTAATCTGGAGCATCGGGGGTATGTTCGCTGTAGCGGCGACGGCAGCTATCAGCTGGGACTGAAACTCTTGATGATGAGTCAGCGGGTGGAGCAGGCTTTTGAACTCAAACATCTGGTGCGGCCTTTTTTGCTGGAGTTAAATGAAAGATTCAAAGAAACCGTGCATTTGGGAGTCTTGGAGCAGAACCGGGTCCTCTATGTGGATTCGGTGGAGAGTCCCCAGCCGATTCGGTTGGTGGCTGAGACGGGATCTACCAATGCAGCCTATTGCACCTCTCTGGGCAAGGCTTTGCTGATCCGGCATTCCGATGAAGCCATCCGGCAGATTCTGACGGCGGATGGCATGCAAAAACGCACGGATTATACGATTACGGCTGAAGATGCTTTTTTTGCGGCCATGGCCCAAACCAGACAGCTGGGGTATGCCCTGGATAATATGGAAAGTGCGCCGGAATGCCGTTGCGTAGGCGCCCCGATCTATAATCACCGGGGCCAGGCGGTTGCCGCTATCAGCATTTCCGGACCGGCCACCCGCTTTTCCCTGACGCTGATCGCAAACGAAGCGGCGCCCGAATTGCTTGAGGATTCCCGGCAAATCTCCCGTTTTCTCGGGCTGATGCAGGAGAGCCGGTTGTCCGGAGGACGAGCTTTATAG
- a CDS encoding basic amino acid ABC transporter substrate-binding protein, producing MSKKWIVSIVTGILMAALVLAGCGGQKSTENQAKKPVLKVGTEPSFAPFEFQDETSKDYTGFDMDLIRAIGKELGSEVQIQSMGFDALIPALASGNIDIIISGMTINPERAQKVSFTKPYYQSGLTIIVRADNTAIKGFEDLPGKRLAAQIGTTGAEEGKKITDTTVREFNSPAEAFMELKAGGVDAVINDRPVNDYYLKTSGTKDVKQVGNPLTAEEYGIATAKNNTELAAKIDKALEALKKNGEYDKIYEKWFGKRVQ from the coding sequence GTGTCAAAAAAATGGATAGTAAGCATCGTAACAGGGATTTTAATGGCCGCTCTGGTTTTAGCCGGCTGCGGCGGACAAAAAAGTACGGAGAATCAGGCGAAAAAGCCGGTCCTCAAGGTTGGTACCGAACCATCCTTTGCTCCCTTTGAATTCCAAGATGAAACCAGTAAAGACTACACCGGATTCGACATGGATTTAATCCGGGCCATCGGCAAAGAACTGGGCAGCGAGGTTCAAATCCAGAGCATGGGATTTGATGCGCTGATTCCGGCTCTGGCCTCCGGAAATATTGATATCATTATTTCCGGTATGACGATCAATCCGGAAAGAGCGCAAAAAGTCAGCTTTACCAAGCCCTATTATCAATCCGGTCTTACCATCATCGTCCGGGCAGACAATACCGCCATTAAAGGCTTTGAAGACCTGCCGGGCAAACGGCTGGCCGCGCAGATCGGCACCACCGGCGCCGAGGAAGGCAAAAAAATCACAGATACCACTGTACGCGAATTCAACAGCCCCGCCGAAGCGTTTATGGAACTGAAAGCCGGCGGCGTGGACGCAGTAATCAACGATCGTCCGGTTAACGATTATTATCTGAAAACCAGCGGCACCAAAGACGTCAAACAGGTGGGCAACCCGCTGACAGCCGAAGAGTATGGCATCGCCACAGCGAAAAACAACACCGAACTGGCCGCCAAAATCGATAAGGCATTGGAAGCGCTCAAGAAAAACGGTGAGTATGACAAGATCTATGAAAAGTGGTTTGGCAAAAGAGTGCAGTAA
- a CDS encoding TetR/AcrR family transcriptional regulator produces MTKEKIILAALRLFLLRGYKSVSLMDVAHEAGITKGGIYHYFSSKDELLHIALQFLFDRFEARYADMLNGKKPLKAILYSLFVDHTPENYIKELLGAEGECKLDYADFAITAMRKFPDMQQRIEHSYLTICSDLAKQIDTAMGNGEVKGGFDSFALAANILALSNGQNSLGSHFRSPAVRQKMLESLLMMITP; encoded by the coding sequence ATGACCAAAGAAAAAATCATTCTTGCTGCGCTGCGTTTGTTTTTGCTTCGCGGCTACAAGTCGGTTTCTCTCATGGATGTTGCCCATGAAGCGGGCATTACCAAGGGAGGGATCTATCACTATTTTTCCAGCAAAGACGAATTGCTGCATATAGCGCTGCAGTTCCTCTTCGACCGGTTCGAAGCAAGATACGCCGACATGCTGAACGGAAAAAAACCGTTAAAAGCCATCCTGTATTCCCTGTTCGTCGACCATACACCGGAAAATTATATCAAGGAATTGCTGGGGGCTGAAGGCGAATGCAAGCTGGACTATGCGGACTTCGCCATTACGGCGATGCGCAAATTTCCTGATATGCAGCAACGCATCGAACATAGTTATCTGACCATTTGCTCCGATCTGGCAAAACAAATTGACACCGCTATGGGAAACGGCGAAGTCAAAGGCGGCTTTGACAGCTTTGCGCTGGCGGCCAATATTCTCGCGCTATCCAATGGCCAGAATTCTCTGGGCAGCCATTTCCGTTCCCCGGCTGTACGCCAGAAAATGCTTGAATCATTGCTGATGATGATAACGCCTTAG
- a CDS encoding sodium:proton antiporter: MLSASFLLAFIALPALSWAAGPEGQSLGHTLPMWSVIPFAGILLSIAIFPLVNAHWWEHNMGKISLMWSLLFFFPFLYGYGVGEAAYNILHVYVVDYIPFIILLGGLFTVSGGIIVRGALTGTPGLNSAILVIGSVLASLIGTTGASMLLIRPLIRANSTRKNKVHTIIFFIFMVSNIGGSLTPIGDPPLFLGFLHGVPFFWTMQLLPMFLLNIGLLLAVYWVLDSYLYKREAAGLNVSLTADENRCNDPVRLGGLINLVFLLGIIVAVILSGVLAKTPLFYDEAAGHVTGIPLMTNNGHTLMLPWINLARDGFIILMAVLSWLLTPMSLRHDNHFGWGPIKEVAVLFAGIFATIIPALAILQARGGELGVTTPAQFFWVAGALSSFLDNAPTYLTFLSLAGGMGHTTGVWTDLGTVAPHVLMAISAGSVFMGANTYIGNAPNFMVRSIAEENEIPMPSFFKYMVWSIGILIPLFIIDTLLFFL; this comes from the coding sequence ATGCTCTCCGCCAGCTTCTTACTGGCTTTTATAGCCCTGCCGGCACTTTCCTGGGCAGCGGGCCCGGAAGGACAAAGTCTGGGGCACACGCTGCCGATGTGGAGTGTTATACCGTTTGCAGGGATTCTCTTGTCTATTGCCATTTTTCCGTTGGTGAATGCTCACTGGTGGGAGCATAACATGGGAAAGATCAGTCTGATGTGGTCTTTGCTATTTTTCTTTCCGTTCCTGTATGGCTATGGCGTGGGTGAGGCCGCTTATAACATCCTTCATGTCTATGTGGTGGACTATATTCCGTTCATCATCTTGCTGGGCGGTTTGTTTACCGTTTCCGGCGGCATTATTGTGCGCGGCGCGCTGACGGGTACTCCCGGGCTGAACTCCGCCATACTGGTGATTGGCTCAGTGCTGGCCAGCCTGATCGGTACTACCGGCGCTTCCATGCTGTTGATCCGTCCCTTGATCCGGGCCAATAGCACCCGGAAGAATAAAGTACACACCATTATCTTTTTCATTTTCATGGTCAGCAACATCGGGGGATCTCTGACTCCGATCGGTGATCCGCCTTTGTTTTTAGGATTCTTGCACGGGGTGCCTTTTTTCTGGACCATGCAGCTGCTGCCGATGTTCCTTTTGAATATCGGTTTATTGCTGGCCGTATACTGGGTGCTGGACTCTTATCTCTATAAAAGAGAAGCGGCCGGACTGAATGTCAGCCTGACTGCCGATGAAAACCGATGCAATGACCCGGTCCGCCTGGGCGGGCTCATCAACCTGGTTTTCCTTTTAGGGATTATCGTTGCTGTTATCTTAAGCGGCGTACTGGCCAAAACACCGCTTTTTTATGATGAAGCAGCCGGTCATGTCACCGGTATTCCTCTCATGACCAATAACGGACATACGTTAATGCTTCCCTGGATCAATCTGGCCCGGGACGGTTTTATCATCCTGATGGCTGTCTTGTCCTGGCTGCTGACTCCCATGTCCCTGCGTCATGACAATCATTTCGGCTGGGGACCGATCAAAGAGGTAGCTGTGCTGTTTGCCGGCATATTTGCCACGATTATTCCGGCTCTCGCTATTTTGCAGGCCAGAGGCGGCGAACTGGGCGTCACTACGCCGGCACAGTTTTTCTGGGTCGCCGGGGCGTTATCCAGCTTCCTCGATAATGCGCCCACCTATCTGACATTCCTGAGCCTGGCCGGCGGCATGGGCCATACGACAGGCGTCTGGACCGACCTGGGTACCGTCGCCCCGCATGTGCTGATGGCCATATCCGCAGGATCGGTATTCATGGGGGCTAACACCTATATCGGCAATGCGCCCAACTTCATGGTCCGTTCCATTGCCGAGGAGAATGAGATTCCCATGCCCAGCTTTTTTAAATATATGGTATGGTCTATCGGCATTTTGATCCCGCTGTTTATTATCGACACGCTGCTGTTCTTCCTGTAA
- a CDS encoding sigma-54 interaction domain-containing protein, with amino-acid sequence MLETGLPELNQRQDTGNACILTNRVPVRDENNQIVGAAAVFRDITEVRQLAEEISSVREMKKLLEAIINASQDVISVVDGQGKIILVNPAYTRLIGMRREDVMGKPPTVDIRQGESVHLRVMQSREAVRGVPLRVGPANREVIINAAPLLVDGRLCGSVAMAHDISEFKGLIASRTGRAPLQEQACYTFDDIVAVGSAMRMALENARRAAATPATVLLLGESGTGKERFAHAIHSASQRSNRPFVRVNCAAIPETLLESQLFGYEAGAFSGALKSGKKGLLEEADGGTLFLDEIGEISPAMQVKLLRVLQEKEFIRVGGVRAIQLDVRVIAATNQNLEEAVKNGGFRKDLYYRIHVFPVFIPPLRCRRGDLTQLIGHLLAKLNWEYGRSVQGISEAAADMLARHNWPGNVRELENVLSRALIVMNFDEDTILTAHLPPLAPAAGLAGRYSPAADDLPLSPLTETVAAAERRAIAAALDGCGGNRAEAARKLGISLRTLYYKIDKYAIADDSV; translated from the coding sequence GTGCTGGAGACCGGACTGCCCGAACTCAATCAGCGGCAGGATACCGGCAATGCCTGTATTCTTACCAACCGGGTTCCGGTGCGTGATGAAAATAACCAAATCGTCGGCGCGGCGGCTGTGTTCAGGGATATAACCGAAGTGCGCCAGCTGGCCGAAGAAATAAGCAGTGTCAGGGAAATGAAAAAGTTGTTGGAGGCGATCATCAACGCCAGTCAGGACGTGATTTCGGTAGTGGACGGCCAGGGGAAGATTATTCTGGTCAATCCCGCCTATACACGGCTGATTGGTATGCGCCGGGAAGACGTAATGGGCAAGCCTCCCACTGTGGACATCCGGCAGGGAGAAAGCGTGCATCTGCGGGTTATGCAATCCCGGGAAGCGGTGCGGGGCGTACCGCTTCGGGTCGGCCCCGCTAACCGTGAGGTCATCATCAACGCGGCGCCGCTGCTGGTAGATGGCCGCTTGTGCGGCAGTGTGGCTATGGCTCATGACATTTCGGAATTCAAAGGGTTGATCGCGAGCCGGACCGGGAGGGCGCCTTTGCAGGAACAGGCTTGTTATACTTTTGACGATATTGTGGCCGTGGGATCAGCCATGCGGATGGCGCTGGAAAATGCCCGCCGGGCTGCGGCCACTCCCGCCACGGTGCTGCTCTTGGGAGAGAGCGGGACGGGAAAAGAACGGTTTGCTCATGCCATCCATAGCGCCAGCCAGCGCAGCAACCGGCCCTTTGTCCGTGTGAACTGCGCCGCCATACCGGAAACTCTGTTGGAGAGCCAGCTGTTTGGCTATGAGGCCGGCGCCTTCAGCGGCGCTCTGAAAAGCGGCAAGAAAGGACTTTTGGAAGAGGCGGACGGCGGGACGCTGTTCCTGGATGAAATCGGCGAAATCTCACCGGCGATGCAGGTAAAATTGCTGCGAGTCCTTCAGGAAAAAGAATTTATCAGGGTCGGCGGCGTCCGGGCGATTCAATTGGATGTCAGAGTGATTGCAGCTACCAATCAGAATCTGGAGGAAGCGGTGAAAAACGGCGGTTTCCGCAAGGATCTTTATTACCGGATTCATGTTTTTCCCGTATTCATTCCGCCTCTGCGATGCCGCCGCGGAGATTTAACCCAGTTAATCGGGCATTTACTGGCCAAGCTTAACTGGGAATATGGGCGCAGTGTGCAGGGAATCAGTGAAGCGGCGGCTGACATGCTGGCAAGGCACAACTGGCCGGGGAATGTGCGGGAATTGGAGAATGTCCTCAGTCGGGCCTTGATTGTTATGAATTTTGACGAAGATACCATCCTGACGGCTCATTTGCCGCCTCTGGCACCCGCCGCCGGGCTAGCCGGCAGGTATAGTCCGGCGGCTGACGATTTGCCCCTCAGTCCACTGACGGAAACGGTAGCGGCGGCGGAACGGCGGGCTATCGCCGCGGCCCTTGACGGCTGCGGCGGCAACCGGGCCGAAGCCGCCCGAAAACTCGGCATCTCCTTACGCACTCTGTATTATAAAATAGACAAGTATGCAATAGCCGATGATAGCGTCTAA
- the kduD gene encoding 2-dehydro-3-deoxy-D-gluconate 5-dehydrogenase KduD, which translates to MILDKFSLAGRVAIVTGASRGLGEGMALGLAEAGADLVVVASSDRIHGTAEKVRKLGRRCAVVQADLGSIKPISEIIRTSLDQYGKIDILVNCAGIIRRAPAIEFSEQDWDDVIDVNQKTVFFMCQAAAKEMLKQKKGKIINIASLLSFQGGIIVPSYTASKSAVAGLTKALANEWAAHGINVNAIAPGYMATEMTEALQNSAERAPAILSRIPQGRWGTPEDMKGAVVYLASDASDYLQGQILAVDGGWLGR; encoded by the coding sequence ATGATTTTAGACAAGTTTTCCTTAGCCGGCCGGGTTGCGATTGTAACCGGCGCCAGCCGCGGGCTGGGTGAAGGCATGGCCCTGGGACTGGCGGAAGCCGGCGCCGATCTGGTGGTGGTGGCCAGTTCCGACCGCATCCATGGGACAGCCGAGAAAGTAAGGAAGCTGGGCCGCCGATGCGCAGTCGTTCAGGCCGATCTCGGCAGCATTAAGCCCATCTCGGAAATCATCCGGACTTCTCTCGATCAATACGGCAAAATCGATATCCTGGTCAACTGCGCCGGAATCATCCGCCGGGCCCCGGCCATTGAATTCAGTGAACAGGATTGGGATGACGTGATTGATGTCAACCAAAAGACTGTGTTTTTCATGTGTCAGGCCGCCGCCAAAGAAATGCTGAAACAAAAAAAAGGCAAGATCATCAATATCGCGTCTCTGTTGAGCTTCCAGGGAGGCATTATTGTTCCTTCCTATACCGCTTCCAAGTCCGCTGTAGCCGGCCTTACCAAGGCCCTGGCCAATGAGTGGGCCGCTCATGGCATCAATGTGAACGCCATTGCCCCCGGCTATATGGCCACTGAAATGACCGAGGCCCTGCAAAACAGTGCCGAAAGAGCGCCGGCTATCCTGTCGCGGATTCCCCAGGGACGCTGGGGCACGCCGGAGGACATGAAAGGGGCGGTTGTGTACCTGGCTTCGGATGCTTCCGACTACCTGCAGGGTCAGATCCTGGCGGTTGACGGCGGCTGGCTGGGCCGCTAG
- a CDS encoding flavin reductase family protein, with product MKQVAYHEYASQALPILSKGAFLTTAHGDKRNTMTIGWGNIGFIWGKPVFTAMIRHSRFTHELIETSGEFTVSFPFGDQGKALSLCGTKSGRDLDKFAAANLQTVPGQKIATPVINLAGLHYECQTVYRQDMSPSDLVPAFQSKWYGDTDYHTLYYGEIVACYVTE from the coding sequence GTGAAGCAAGTAGCCTATCATGAATATGCCAGCCAAGCACTGCCTATTCTGAGCAAAGGGGCATTTCTTACCACTGCCCATGGTGACAAACGCAATACTATGACCATTGGCTGGGGCAATATAGGCTTTATCTGGGGCAAGCCGGTATTCACAGCCATGATCCGGCATTCCCGTTTTACCCATGAATTGATCGAAACAAGCGGCGAATTTACCGTCTCCTTCCCCTTCGGGGACCAGGGGAAGGCCTTGAGTCTCTGCGGCACCAAGTCCGGCCGCGACCTGGATAAGTTTGCCGCAGCCAATCTGCAAACTGTTCCCGGCCAGAAGATCGCAACGCCGGTGATCAACCTGGCCGGATTACATTATGAATGCCAAACCGTGTATAGGCAGGACATGTCTCCCTCTGATCTCGTCCCTGCATTCCAGAGCAAATGGTATGGCGACACCGACTATCATACTTTATATTATGGCGAAATCGTCGCCTGCTATGTAACGGAATAG
- a CDS encoding GGDEF domain-containing protein → MRVLIAEDAAVNRKVLQDMLTEMGYEPVLARDGNEAMQVLQQDESLQLIILDWVMPGMSGLDVCRVIRHQWQEEYDYKYILMLTGKNREDDLTEGFEAGADDYVVKPFGYNDLKMRLKAGQRIIEMNNKLKILATRDTLTGLYNRQAILGCLGHELAKMKKKKLKIAVAMLDIDHFKSVNDTYGHLAGDCVLGETARRIQYALSRESFVGRVGGEEFLIIFPQADEQTVIAVCENIRKLIGDTAISVFPIKISITISIGVATSDEDETLDGLISRADSALYTGKRQGRDRVVFYSQEA, encoded by the coding sequence ATGAGAGTGCTAATTGCCGAAGATGCTGCAGTTAACAGGAAAGTGTTGCAGGATATGCTTACCGAGATGGGCTATGAACCCGTTCTGGCCCGTGATGGGAATGAGGCTATGCAGGTCTTGCAGCAGGACGAATCTCTTCAGCTCATCATATTAGATTGGGTTATGCCGGGCATGTCGGGATTGGATGTCTGCCGGGTTATCCGCCATCAATGGCAAGAGGAGTATGACTACAAATATATTTTAATGCTGACGGGCAAGAACAGGGAAGACGACTTAACCGAAGGCTTTGAAGCCGGAGCTGACGACTATGTGGTTAAACCGTTTGGGTATAATGATTTGAAAATGCGGTTGAAGGCCGGACAACGCATCATCGAAATGAATAATAAATTAAAAATCCTGGCCACTCGCGACACACTGACAGGACTGTACAACCGGCAAGCAATTTTAGGCTGCTTGGGCCATGAACTGGCCAAGATGAAAAAGAAAAAGCTGAAAATCGCAGTGGCTATGCTGGACATTGATCATTTTAAGTCGGTTAATGATACTTACGGACATCTGGCAGGGGACTGCGTTCTCGGCGAGACGGCCAGGCGAATACAGTACGCCTTGTCGCGGGAGAGCTTTGTCGGCAGAGTCGGCGGTGAAGAATTTCTGATCATTTTTCCCCAGGCAGATGAGCAAACCGTAATTGCAGTCTGTGAGAATATCAGGAAACTCATTGGCGATACTGCCATATCGGTTTTTCCCATCAAAATATCGATAACGATCAGTATCGGCGTGGCGACATCGGATGAAGACGAAACGCTTGACGGACTGATCAGCCGGGCCGACAGCGCCTTGTATACCGGCAAACGCCAGGGAAGAGACCGGGTGGTGTTCTATTCGCAGGAAGCTTAA
- a CDS encoding DUF2225 domain-containing protein gives MSELMYTVEKNCPLCTKEFKTTKVRNNLAMLKQDTDFCTYYKEVNPYYYAIWVCPNCGYAVQDTYITETLMPVGEQRIRDFLKGKQVKADFSGVRTREQAVATYKLAIFYAEMSLTLASRLASLYLKLAWLYREGKQEKEEQAVLRKSLEYYEKAAIKEQFPIGNMTEITLQYLMGELYRRTGRLDDALSYLGKVVSDPLAKGEKRLLEMARDAWHLAKEDKKRMDEAVAAAVENDQKN, from the coding sequence ATGTCTGAATTAATGTACACGGTGGAAAAAAACTGCCCGTTATGCACCAAGGAATTTAAAACCACCAAGGTGCGCAACAACCTGGCGATGTTGAAGCAGGACACGGATTTTTGTACGTATTACAAGGAAGTAAACCCTTATTATTATGCTATCTGGGTCTGCCCTAATTGCGGCTATGCCGTGCAGGATACCTATATCACCGAAACGCTGATGCCGGTTGGGGAACAAAGAATCCGTGATTTTTTAAAGGGCAAGCAGGTCAAGGCGGATTTCAGCGGCGTCCGGACACGGGAGCAGGCGGTGGCCACCTATAAACTGGCGATTTTTTACGCCGAAATGAGTCTGACCCTGGCGAGCCGGCTAGCCAGTCTCTACTTGAAATTAGCCTGGTTGTACCGGGAAGGTAAGCAGGAGAAGGAAGAACAGGCGGTTTTGAGAAAATCCCTGGAATACTACGAGAAAGCAGCGATTAAGGAACAGTTCCCTATTGGCAATATGACGGAAATAACTCTGCAGTATCTTATGGGAGAACTATACCGCCGCACCGGCAGGCTGGATGATGCTCTCAGCTATCTTGGCAAAGTAGTTTCCGATCCTCTGGCCAAGGGAGAAAAACGTCTGCTGGAAATGGCCCGCGATGCCTGGCATCTGGCCAAGGAGGACAAGAAGCGGATGGATGAAGCGGTGGCTGCCGCTGTGGAGAACGACCAGAAAAATTAA
- a CDS encoding PAS domain-containing protein, whose product MTKVHEPDTRHDWIVSSREMQDILNSTHDAIIAVNKEGIIVLFNAAAERLLAMTTRQVCPGHHPEFPPALCAGDRTARTQSAAGYRQCLYSYQPGSGA is encoded by the coding sequence GTGACGAAGGTGCATGAACCGGACACTCGCCATGATTGGATTGTCAGCAGCAGGGAAATGCAGGATATATTGAATTCTACCCATGATGCTATTATCGCGGTAAACAAGGAAGGCATTATTGTGCTGTTCAATGCCGCCGCTGAGCGGCTTCTGGCAATGACAACGCGGCAGGTATGCCCGGGACATCATCCCGAATTCCCGCCTGCATTGTGTGCTGGAGACCGGACTGCCCGAACTCAATCAGCGGCAGGATACCGGCAATGCCTGTATTCTTACCAACCGGGTTCCGGTGCGTGA
- a CDS encoding efflux RND transporter periplasmic adaptor subunit, whose amino-acid sequence MINWKSKKLIIPVILLAGITLILGTGIMAGHKRQPDIPESTVSVKVAEAQYVDVVPNLNFNGTLEGKTSAAVSAKISGRIKEVLVQEGQQVSAGDSLVKLETVELANGVRQAGDSVRKAQASYDLALNDFTRYQTLYEKGAVSEQQLDNAKVKLRTAEADLSSAKANLSSVQEQYSYGVIVAPVDGVVANKAATIGQVVSPGAALMVVQDINQVYAVINVEQKYLGQVKTGQPASIHIDAYPDKTFSGTVDVMNPEAGTASRMFRTKIIIDNPAHELKPGMFANVSLTTGKSAQALSIPQSAIVQKQGVYHVFVLEDSKAVRRPVEIGDVSGNTVIVSSGLQAGEKVVTTGVNRLKDGENVRAIQ is encoded by the coding sequence ATGATAAATTGGAAATCCAAAAAATTGATTATACCTGTGATCCTGTTGGCAGGAATAACCTTGATACTGGGAACCGGAATTATGGCCGGCCATAAACGCCAACCGGACATTCCGGAAAGCACGGTCAGCGTGAAGGTCGCTGAAGCGCAATATGTGGATGTCGTACCCAACCTGAATTTCAACGGAACGCTGGAAGGAAAGACCTCGGCAGCGGTCAGCGCGAAAATTTCCGGACGGATTAAAGAAGTCCTGGTACAGGAAGGCCAGCAGGTCTCAGCCGGTGATTCCCTGGTGAAACTTGAGACAGTGGAACTGGCCAATGGAGTCCGCCAGGCCGGCGACAGTGTTCGCAAGGCCCAGGCAAGCTATGACCTGGCCTTGAACGACTTTACGCGCTACCAGACTCTCTATGAAAAGGGAGCTGTCTCGGAACAGCAATTGGATAACGCCAAAGTAAAACTGAGGACCGCCGAGGCCGACCTGTCAAGTGCCAAGGCAAATCTGAGCAGCGTCCAGGAACAATACAGTTACGGCGTGATCGTGGCGCCTGTCGACGGAGTGGTTGCCAATAAAGCAGCCACCATCGGTCAGGTGGTCTCTCCCGGCGCCGCGCTGATGGTTGTACAGGATATCAATCAGGTATACGCGGTTATCAATGTGGAACAGAAATATTTAGGGCAGGTAAAAACCGGCCAGCCGGCCAGCATTCACATCGATGCCTATCCGGATAAAACATTTTCGGGAACAGTCGACGTGATGAATCCGGAAGCGGGAACAGCCAGCCGGATGTTCCGCACCAAAATTATCATTGACAATCCGGCCCATGAACTCAAACCCGGTATGTTTGCCAACGTGTCGCTGACTACAGGCAAAAGCGCACAAGCCCTTAGCATCCCGCAGTCGGCCATTGTGCAAAAACAGGGAGTTTATCATGTTTTCGTTCTGGAGGACAGCAAGGCGGTCCGCCGCCCCGTGGAAATCGGCGACGTAAGCGGCAATACCGTCATCGTCAGCTCCGGGCTGCAAGCCGGCGAAAAGGTCGTTACGACCGGCGTAAACCGGCTGAAAGACGGCGAAAACGTGCGGGCCATTCAATAG
- a CDS encoding Glu/Leu/Phe/Val dehydrogenase dimerization domain-containing protein, whose translation MGIFEKMEQHGYEQLVFCHDPASGLKAIICIHDTTLGPALGGTRMWPYECEEDAITDVVRLARGMTYKNAAAGLNLGGGKAVIIGNSRTDKSEALFRAFGRFVQSLNGRYITAEDVGTTVEDMEHIRMETSHVVGLGGMARSSGDPSPVTAYGVWKGMKACAAEVWGTDSLRAKTVAVQGLGHVGYGLCRHLYEEGANLIVTDINEENVRRVVAEFGARSAAPDEIYGVECDIFAPCALGAIINDATLPRLKCRIVAGAANNQLKEARHGELLRDKKILYAPDFIINAGGVINVSDELREGGYNRERALKQVDGIYDIMEQVIAISKRDGIPTYKAADILAESRVALIGKVQKTLLP comes from the coding sequence GTGGGAATTTTTGAAAAGATGGAACAGCATGGATATGAGCAACTGGTGTTCTGTCATGATCCGGCTTCCGGCCTGAAGGCGATTATCTGTATCCATGATACCACCCTGGGCCCGGCTTTGGGCGGCACCCGGATGTGGCCCTATGAATGCGAGGAGGACGCTATCACCGATGTGGTGCGCCTGGCCCGGGGAATGACCTATAAAAATGCCGCTGCCGGCCTTAATCTGGGTGGCGGTAAGGCTGTCATCATCGGCAATTCCCGGACCGATAAAAGCGAAGCGCTTTTCCGGGCCTTCGGCCGGTTCGTCCAGAGCTTGAACGGCCGGTATATCACGGCGGAAGACGTGGGAACAACCGTGGAGGATATGGAACACATTCGCATGGAAACCTCCCATGTGGTCGGACTGGGCGGCATGGCGCGTTCCAGCGGCGATCCCTCGCCGGTCACTGCCTACGGAGTCTGGAAAGGCATGAAGGCCTGCGCTGCAGAGGTATGGGGGACTGATTCGCTGCGGGCGAAAACGGTGGCAGTGCAAGGGCTGGGTCATGTGGGTTATGGCTTATGCCGGCATCTTTATGAGGAAGGAGCAAACCTCATTGTGACCGATATCAATGAGGAAAATGTACGCCGCGTGGTGGCTGAATTCGGCGCCCGGTCGGCAGCTCCCGATGAAATCTACGGGGTGGAATGCGACATCTTTGCTCCTTGCGCTTTGGGGGCCATTATCAATGATGCTACCCTTCCCCGGTTAAAGTGCCGCATCGTCGCCGGCGCCGCCAATAACCAGCTGAAAGAAGCCCGTCACGGCGAGCTTCTCCGGGATAAAAAGATTCTCTATGCTCCCGATTTTATTATCAACGCCGGCGGCGTGATCAACGTGTCCGACGAACTGCGGGAAGGCGGCTATAACCGGGAGAGAGCCCTTAAACAGGTAGACGGCATTTACGATATCATGGAACAGGTTATCGCTATTTCTAAGCGAGACGGCATTCCCACCTATAAAGCCGCCGATATTTTGGCCGAAAGCCGGGTTGCCCTCATCGGTAAAGTACAAAAAACCTTATTGCCCTAA